The following are encoded together in the Candida orthopsilosis Co 90-125, chromosome 5 draft sequence genome:
- a CDS encoding hypothetical protein (incomplete, gene starts within a gap in the genome sequence): protein PSGMELVFLPAYSPILNAIEEFWSVCVAKVKRSNLTRKEQLTPRVKETTVKVALKSYHGFCRHANNLIKHCLESTSF, encoded by the coding sequence CCGAGTGGGATGGAACTAGTATTTTTGCCAGCTTATTCGCCGATACtaaatgcaattgaagaGTTCTGGTCAGTGTGTGTGGCCAAGGTTAAGCGGTCAAATTTAACTAGAAAAGAACAGTTGACACCAAGAGTAAAAGAAACGACAGTAAAGGTAGCCTTAAAAAGTTACCATGGCTTCTGTAGACATGCTAATAACCTTATAAAACACTGTTTAGAACTGACATCTTTCTAG
- a CDS encoding Rps6a predicted ribosomal protein 6A, with the protein MKLNISYPANGTQKSIDIDDEHKLRVFYEKRMGQEVEGDSVGDEFKGYIFKITGGNDKQGFPMKQGVMHPTRVRLLLADGHSCYRPRRTGERKRKSVRGCIVAQDLSVLALSIVKQGDNDIEGLTDTTVPKRLGPKRANHIRKFFGLTKEDDVRDYVVRREIVKGDKTYTKAPKIQRLVTPQTLQRKRALKAKKVKNAQHQRDAAAEYAQLLAKRLHERKEERVQIKKKRAESLKN; encoded by the exons ATGAAG TTGAACATTTCCTACCCAGCCAACGGTACTCAAAAGagtattgatattgatgatgaacaCAAATTACGTGTTTTCTACGAAAAAAGAATGGGCcaagaagttgaaggtgattcagttggtgatgaattcaaaggctacattttcaaaatcaccGGTGGTAACGATAAACAAGGTTTTCCAATGAAGCAAGGTGTCATGCATCCAACCAGAGTTAGATTATTATTGGCTGATGGTCACTCTTGTTACAGACCAAGAAGAACTGGTGAACGTAAAAGAAAATCAGTTAGAGGATGTATTGTTGCTCAAGATTTGTCAGTTTTGGCTTTATCCATTGTTAAACAAGGTGACAATGATATTGAAGGTTTAACTGATACCACTGTTCCAAAAAGATTGGGACCAAAGAGAGCTAACCATATTAGAAAATTCTTTGGTTTAActaaagaagatgatgttAGAGATTACGTTGTTAGAAGAGAAATTGTTAAAGGTGACAAGACTTATACCAAGGCTCCAAAGATTCAAAGATTGGTTACTCCACAAACTTTACAAAGAAAGAGAGCTTTGAAAGCCAAGAAGGTCAAGAATGCTCAACACCAAAGAGATGCTGCTGCTGAATATGCTCAATTGTTGGCTAAGAGATTGCATGAAAGAAAGGAAGAAAGAGTCCAAATTAAGAAGAAGAGAGCtgaatctttgaaaaactaG
- a CDS encoding Rlm1 transcription factor, producing MGRRKIEIEPLSDDRNRTVTFVKRKAGLFKKAHELAVLCQVDLSVIIVGSNNRIYEYSTVDTKEVFNCYEKTINTRKHVHEAKSPENYSIYRKKRHLHEPLTDKKGRVVGTTAHLNDDDVDNEMLGEDEYEEDDDERDDTSEGEISAHTRKRPRKRQRATSFNKSRNPKVFNSKSSPPPPPPTQISLNNVPPFNKYKKPSITISSHSQSSPPSVSQQNTSSPNMGRKESSSRPVLRVQIPTDAKGNQTKSGTFNFDIKETGSTDTARTITAVDNTSSSINQSSTNHTGVSGSTSGSHQGIGHNQHSIHLGDGDILHNKSTNKYGSTNHLMRTQTPSAKFSGYSSFRSPDSRKPTLPLPINSKSQTSSPASATYPGLPNPLSQSGGGGGNSRSSSGGSNMNPSQIGDNASMGERQNNNPAANNNGNNTGVINTDSNNMFSPSVMNLNSGTFYSMNQGSVNNSYMNYSTHGFNQQYQQYNQSQQNQQSPQPQPYSQNSQPQSQSSAIPQSSVITNELSGQLPSAQPQESAMKFRPHIPFFSQHNQSNQSNQQQQQQQQQQQQQHNLGNNNGSNFNGEQTPISALPSRYVNDIFPFPSPSNFLAPQDWSTGMTPTTSQAPQFFMNMMPLNSGGGFNSQFQHQQQQQHQNNRASYGEDKGRTNTGGSTELAQPLTTTTGVASSREATFGAIAEEDENASASVSGSGNPSSSAPTNVDDGSKTASHATTEATSTGVSTDV from the coding sequence ATGGGTAGAAGAAAGATCGAGATTGAACCCTTATCAGACGACCGAAATCGAACAGTGACATTCGTCAAGCGTAAGGCTGGGCTTTTCAAGAAGGCTCATGAATTGGCAGTTTTATGTCAGGTGGATCTATCAGTCATTATTGTTGGTAGTAACAACAGAATATATGAATATTCTACTGTGGATACTAAAGAAGTGTTCAATTGCTATGAAAAGACAATAAATACTAGGAAACATGTACATGAGGCGAAATCCCCAGAAAACTACCTGATTTATCGCAAAAAACGCCATTTGCATGAGCCACTAACCGATAAGAAGGGACGTGTTGTAGGAACGACTGCacatttgaatgatgacGATGTTGACAATGAAATGTTAGGTGAAGATGAGTACgaagaggatgatgatgaaaggGATGACACTTCTGAAGGAGAAATACTGGCACACACGAGAAAGAGACCACGCAAGCGTCAAAGGGCAActtcattcaataaaaGTCGTAATCCTAAAGTGTTCAACAGTAAGAGCTCACCACCTCCACCACCCCCCACGCAGATATCTCTCAACAATGTACCCCCATTTAACAAATACAAGAAACCAAGCATCACAATCTCCAGTCACCTGCAAAGTCTGCCCCCACTGGTACTGCAACAGAATACTTCATCCCCAAATATGGGTCGAAAGGAGAGCTCGTCCCGACCTGTCTTGCGAGTACAGATTCCAACTGATGCAAAGGGTAACCAAACTAAATCGGGaacattcaattttgatatAAAGGAAACAGGAAGCACCGATACGGCCCGAACAATTACTGCGGTTGATAACACCAGCTCATCAATTAACCAATCATCAACCAACCATACCGGGGTTAGTGGCAGTACTAGCGGATCTCATCAAGGAATTGGGCACAATCAGCATTCGATACATCTAGGTGATGGGGATATTCTTCATAATAAATCTACCAACAAGTATGGATCTACAAATCATCTAATGCGTACGCAAACTCCTTCGGCTAAGTTTAGTGGTTACTCATCATTTCGATCTCCTGACTCGAGAAAACCAACTTTGCCACTACccatcaattccaaatctcAAACCTCATCACCAGCAAGTGCTACTTACCCAGGACTTCCCAACCCTTTGAGTCAATCAGGAGGAGGTGGCGGCAACAGTCGAAGTAGTAGTGGTGGAAGCAACATGAATCCCTCTCAAATCGGAGACAATGCTTCAATGGGAGAGCGGCAGAATAACAACCCAGCCGCTAATAATAACGGTAATAATACCGGTGTTATAAATACTGATAGCAATAACATGTTCTCGCCTTCGGTTATGAATCTTAACTCAGGAACGTTTTATTCGATGAACCAAGGGTCAGTCAACAACTCGTATATGAATTATTCAACTCATGGATTTAACCAACAATACCAGCAATATaatcaaagtcaacaaaatcaacaactgcCGCAACCGCAACCATATCTGCAAAATCTGCAGCCACAACTGCAACTGCTGGCAATACCCCAAAGTTCCGTGATCACTAATGAGTTGCTGGGACAACTTCCATCAGCACAACCGCAAGAGTCTGCGATGAAATTTCGTCCACATATTCCATTCTTCTCACAACACAATCAACTGAATCAactgaatcaacaacaacaacagcagcagcagcagcagcaacaacaacacaatcTTGGCAATAATAACGGAagcaatttcaatggaGAGCAAACCCCAATTTCAGCTTTGCCATCACGATATGTAAATGATATATTCCCTTTCCCATCGCCATCTAACTTCTTAGCTCCCCAAGATTGGTCAACGGGTATGACACCCACGACATCTCAAGCTCCGCAGTTCTTTATGAATATGATGCCATTGAAtagtggtggtggattcaattcacaatttcaacatcaacaacagcaacagcatcaAAACAACAGAGCTTCATACGGTGAGGACAAAGGCAGAACCAATACAGGTGGTAGTACCGAATTAGCACAACCATTAACGACTACCACCGGTGTTGCTTCATCAAGAGAAGCGACATTTGGAGCAATTGCggaagaagatgaaaatgcTAGTGCCAGTGTAAGTGGCAGTGGGAATCCAAGCAGTAGTGCGCCTACAAACGTTGATGACGGTAGTAAAACTGCAAGCCACGCCACTACTGAGGCGACATCTACAGGGGTTTCAACGGATGTCTAG